The DNA segment gagatttatacatcatctgaaaacggaataaataagcttcccattgatgtatggtttgttatgatcggaCAATATCTGaccgagatacaattatttgaaaatctggaatctgagagtgcaaaaaaatcttaatattgagaaaatcgcctttaaagttgtccaaattaagttctgagcaatgcatattactaatcaaaaattaagttttgatatatttacagtaggaagtttaccaaatatcttcatggaacatgatctttacttaatatcttaatgatttttggcataaaagaaaaatcgataattttgaccatacaatgtatttttggctattgctacaaatataccccagcggcttatgactggttttgtggtccagggtcacaaatggaaTATCAGCCAGCAACTGATTTGGTATTTGGGTGATTTGGGttagaatttacatttatgtatctACATAATCTAATTTCAATTTGGGGaaaacaaacagatgtttttCTTACATTGCTGATTGTGTGTTTTAGGTGAATCGCATACGGCACCAAAATCGGATTAACGTGCATGGCACAGACATCCCAGATCCTATTTCCACTTTTGAAGAGCTGCAGAAGGAGTACGATCTGGACCCACGAATCGTTCAAAACATCAAGGCAGCGGGTTTCCAGACCCCCACACCCATCCAGATGCAGGCCATTCCTCTCATGATGCTTGTATGACATGTTTCTGTTGCATCagatataagtgtgtgtgttttcctgatCCTCACTTAAGTGTTTTGATCCAATCATGGATGTGTTTGTTTTAGAAAAGGGAGATCCTGGCATCTGCTCCCACAGGCTCTGGTAAGACTATGGCCTTCTGTCTGCCCCTGCTGGCCCACCTTCGCCAGCCCCTTAATAAGGGTTTCAGAGCCCTCATCATCTCCCCCACCAGAGAGCTCGCCACTCAGGTAAACCTTCAGCCCACCTCGTGCTGATTATTACTGTAGACTACAACAAATAATCTCTGTATTGCTGACAGATGAAACATATTGACTGACATACAGAATGCAATAAAGACttgcatatttgttttttctcTAGACTCACAGAGAGTTTCTCAAGCTGTCAGAAGGAGTGGGCTTCAGGGTTCACATGATCAATAAAGGAGTTGAAGCCGTGAAAAAATATGGGCCAAAGACAGCAAAGAAATTTGGTGtgtgatgtatatgtatatttactttAAGAAATACTATTTGTATAGAAAGTGAATAAAACACTCTCTACAAAAacgtatggtgacccatactcagaattcgtgctctgcatttaacccatccaaagtgcacacacacacacacacacacacaccgtaaacacacccggagcagtgggcagctatttatgccgcggcgcctggggagcagttgggggttctgtgccttgctcaacggcacctcagtcgtggtattggcgGCCAGAGACTCgaccccacaaccttagggttaggagtcaaactctttaaccattaggccacgactccctaaaaatatatgtatatatgtatatgtatgtgtatatatatatgtatatgtgtatgtatatgtgtatgtgtatatatatatgtatgtgtatatatatatatatatatatatatatatatgtatatatacatatatatatatacatatacacatacatatatatatatatatatatatatacacatacatatatatatatatatatatatatatatgtatatatatatgtatatatatatatgtatatatatatgtatatgtatatatatatatatatatatatatatatgtagtatatggtatatatatatgtgtgtatatatatatatatatacatatatatatatatatatatatcgttactatatatatatatatatatatatacgtgtatatatatatatatatatatatatatatatatatatatatatatatatatataattttttttttttttttaaataaataattattgaggATAATTGAGGATTAAGGATGATCTGATTAAAAAATGGCcgtaaagacgtttataatgttaaaaaaatatttagaatacattttcttttgaaaattacAGTCATCTAAGAAGcctgaaaacaatatataatgaTTTCCATgaaaatactaagcagcaaaactgttttcgactttgataataagaaatgtttattgagcatcaaatcagcatattaaaatgatgtctaaaggatcatgtgacactgaagactggagttttTGATTCAACTTTGCCGTCAtaggaattaattgcattttacaatagaaaacagttcttttacatatacattttttatttatttaaaaaaaaaaaatgtgttttttaatgcaGTGGATGCAAAGGTGAACTGAAAATAATGAGGAAGGATGTTGCTTTGAGATCCTTGAGTGGGTTTGCAAGAATTATGGGGTTAAAAAAGTTTGAGTACTGCTGTTTAAGAGTGATTCACTGTCTTCTTACTTTTATTTTCCAGATATATTGGTTACAACTCCTAACAgattgatatatttattaaatcaagACCCTCCTGCTATCAACTTAAATAGGTGAGTGATTTGCAGAAACTCTGTTCTGTTCCGTTTAAGAAAATCTCAAATCTGAACATTTCTCTTCAAGAAAACACATTAAAGTATTATACACAGTATCATACATAGGAAATCAGTAGCTTCTGTCTCCagtctaaatgtgtttttaactgtCTGTAGTGTGGAGTGGCTGGTGGTGGATGAATCTGATAAGCTCTTTGAGGAAGGCAAGACTGGTTTCAGAGAACAGCTTGCCACTATCTTCTTGGCCTGCACTTCTCCTAAAATCCGCCGGGTTCTCTTCAGTGCAACCTTTGCCACAGATGTAGAGCAATGGTGCAAACTAAACCTAGACAACCTCGTCTGTGTCAACATTGGACCCAGGTATCGAGTTGTTTCATGTGACAAGATTAATTCTTATTTTGTAGTATAAAATGATTGCTATTTAAGGTGTaagcttttaaaaacaacaataggatcaataaattaaatttctcttattttaagttttacacattttacttaaatttaagtaatttaaattaattacatttaattaatttacctGGCTTTGTCCTTCCACAGGAACTCAGCAGCTGAGACTGTGGAGCAGCAGCTTCTGTTTGTGGGTTCAGAAAATGGAAAGCTACTTGCTATGAGAAACCTTATAAAGCAGGTCTGTGAAGTTCTCACTTTAGTCATTCTCatggcaaaatataatttcttaatggaaaaaaaagagaaaaatccagAGTTTCATAATTCAGATGCAACATAAGGTGAAGTGAGGTTTTAACACTGAAATTGTCATAACTTCCATCATTTTCTTTCAGGGATTTCTGCCGCCAGTGTTGGTCTTTGTTCAGTCTATTGACCGTGCCCGAGAGCTCTTCCATGAGCTGGTGTACGAGGGAATAAACGTGGATGTGATCCATGCGGATCGCACGCAACAGCAGGTTAACAAAAGTACCAGATTATCTTTAAAATAACACCattaatcattcattaaaaaaggaTTTGAGGACGTAAAGTTACTAAAAACGGGAAGAAATCTAATTGGCTCTAAacattcaaaattattcaacccccatatttaaaattttgtagAGAATCTTGTGTTCTTTATAACCTCCAATGTCCATTATCTCAAAGTGCTTACAAGCTTCTGAGACCTTTCTACTGGAATCTTGGCCCATTCCTTCAGTTTCCAGATCATTGATAAtctttgatttcatgttgccttTGTGTTCTTcaaattccaaaaatattttaatggcgTTTAAATCTGGAAACCAAACAGGCCATTCTAGAACATTCTATGACCAATCCCAAGCTTTGAATGTTTGATTTGGGATGattgtcctgttggaaaatcCACTAATCATGAGGTTCAGTCTGTTCACCCAAAACGTCACGGTCTTTGTCAAAATGGACTGATACTTCAATGAATCCAAATCTCTGATACAGTCAAGATTTCCACTTCCAGCAGAAAAGCATCCCCATTACAAGACTGGAGCACCTCCATGTTTGACCATGGAGATGGTGTTATTCTGCTCAGAAATTTGCCTTTTTTGGACCAGACATACTGGTACATAGATTTATGGGTCcaaaaagttccagtttggtcaaatcactccataaaacattgattttcaCATTTCAAACATAACTTAAAACTATTTCTTCTCTAGAGCTTTTGTGAGAGCTCTTTTGACTTATATTTGCTGCTCAACTTTAGCACATGTGTGGGCTAAAATATGTGTAACAGCTCAAACTTAGTATGCTTTGTTATAGAGTTTCCAAGGGCTTAATTATGTTTTAACACAACTTTGTACCCTACCATACAAATaagtgacttaaaaacagcactgttgtataattaaaacatagctgtattacaaaaaaaattgcataatacacgtgcatctcaaaaaattagaatattgtgaaaagtaaattttttttgtaagttatttcaaaaagtgaaactttcatatattctagattcattacatgtaaagtaaaacatttaaaaaaaaaattgatttaattttattttttaaaagagtcCAAAATTCATGCTTTGTTCTCAATCCTTCTGCATATGTgattaaacaaaacagaaaagttcaagttcttttaaagtgtgttcatttatgcactcgaTACTTGTCCagggctcctttagcacaaatGACAGCATCAGTGAGGTATGGCATAGAAGCGATCAGGCTTGTCTGTAATTTTGGATCAACTGTTtatcatctttctcttgaaaatatcccatagatatTATATCCCCCTCCAGCTTTCACTGATTTCTTTACGCACTTGGGCTTCAGTCTTCCCTAATTTGATGCCAAACAAAATGTTTcccatcagacccaaataaattaaacttgctctcttcactaaagtgaactttggaccagttcttCTCTCTCCACACAATATGCTCCTTGGCAAAGGTGAGCCTAGTCTTTTGATTATTTCTGCTAACGAGAGGTTGTGTCACTGCAGAGTGCACTTTCAGTCCAATTTCTCTTACGTGCCTAGACAGATCCGTACTTCAGGTTGAACTGtcaagcaattccagctgcagtgtttaACCGATTCCACATAATCCTGTTTTCTAATGTATTTGTCTTATGTGGATGACCAgcctttttgggggacttgaatAAGCGTCATTAAAAAGCAGCAGTATTTGCAAAATCACAAATTTGGAACGACAAGCTTCTCTTGCAGTGAGTTAAAGGGTCATCCCTTTTACCTTCAGCTGGACAACCTTCTACCCCTGTTTGGATAATgaagcagtgaccttgaaatttaggaaattgtaggttTTTATCTCCAATGTAATATTACTATAAtacataattttctttaattggtctctctgtctctctcattagAGGGACAATGTTGTGAGCAGTTTCCGTTCGGGGAAGATCTGGGTGCTGATCTGCACTGCTCTCATGGCTCGTGGTATTGACTTCAAGGGCATCAACCTGGTTATAAACTACGACTTCCCTACCACTGCTGTGGAATACATCCACCGCATTGGTTAGTCTGTTGTAGCTTATTATTTGAGTAGACAATTCATGTTGTCTATCCTTATTATACTaaacttgctgctttgttttctcTATAGGGCGAACTGGAAGAGCAGGACACAAAGGAAAGGCAATAACTTTCTTCACAGAGGATGACAAACCTCTCCTTCGCAGGTAGTAACAGCACTCTACGACTATAATAGTATTGCCTGAAATTTAAGGGAGATTCCTTTCTAACCCTGATTTCATGCGCCTCTGCTCAATTATTTTTCGTTATGTATCAGCATTGCGAATGTCATAAAGAAGGCTGGATGTCCTGTCCCTGACTACATGATCGGGTTAAAGAAAATCAAAAGGTGAGGTTACACAGTTATATTATATTGGTGTTATTATACCATaactttcatcatttttttttaaatcagtcggGTATATTTGCTTGTTCAATACTGTGGTTTGGAGATGAAGTCTAGCATGTTTAGATGTGTAAAATGCTTTCTGGAGACTAGTGTTGCTATCAAATGTCACAATGTAAAGCTGCGTTCACACTACAGCGACTTTTGTACAGGGGCTGGCGAGGAGGTTGCTAGTAGCCTACTGGTTGCCTTGACAGCAAATCAGGTTTCTTGCACAAAAATTTTGGAGGCAAAAgactaaaaataatcaaaattaaatccatacatacaaacaaaaatgactgAGAAACAGAGCCCAGTTTCTTCCATTGTATATGTTTATCTACGGCTGAGCTCACATGAGCTCTACGGTCTTCTTTCCTATTGGCTGTCGCTCCCAAAAGTCActcctcatttgcataaagttgaaggatTCTGAACTTTGTTGTGTTCCTGGACATGCCTCGGTCACTATTGCTTGTGTTGCCGGAAATCGCCAGCTCTACATTGATGTGAAAGGGATTGTTTCACTGTGTTGCTTGTTGTGTGAACAGGGCTTAACACCTCTAATTTTTTTCCCTACAGCAAATTGAAACGGCAGCTTGCAACAAAACCCCTCAGACGGTCAACTATTCGCACGACTCCACGCATTCTCTTTGAGAAAAAGCCTGGCAAGAGAAAAAGgttaatttcattatttcagacttTTTATTGACAACTAGTTCATAGTTTTAACATCTATCATTTTAAACTCTTTGACAGTTTAATTTTGTATTGCAGTATTTAATCGACTTAATCATAATGGTGGTTTCTCAAAGTAGTTCAGTGTGTAACTTCACTACATCTTCACTGTTTAATTTcaggagaaaaagaaaagctaCTGCAAAGGAAGCAAATGCAAAGGGCGACGCATCAGAAGTCATTTCTAACAGCTGATGTGGCACATTGAGAGTGTTGTACagactgctgattttttttttgtttctatccATATTAGTGTCTCTAATAAAGTGAATGTTGACCAGACTGTGTGAAGATCTTATTATGACAATCAACAACAGTTGGAACAGAGCTTAATAGTGCTGTTCCATTTTACATTCCATAAAACATTACCACCATAAACTGTAAGAGGgtctgtttattgattttttatcaAATGCGATAAGCTTTTAAACACTGGTGCAGGTCAGACTCATAATGTCAATCTCTGGTTAACATCTCATCATTGTATTTTGTGCATGGTATGTTGAGTTTCAAGCATTAagtagttttttgtgttttcacctTAGTGCCATGTGAGATGATCACACAACAGCCAATCGGAATATATTTGATGTTGTGGGGTGTTAGCCAAATGAGTTTTCATTACTTTTCGTGAAACATCAGCTTATAAAACATCATCATATTTCTCAACTAAAACTACATTGTATGTGATCAGTAACTTCTTTATAATTGATTGcaccaacatatttgttgttAGTGTTATTACCATGTTGTTTATACATTTgcccttttttattaataaaaaattatgaattctTTGTGTATTATGCTAGAATTGATCATTACATTTAGACAAGGTGAAATTGTTAACGTGTTCAAACTCAAATCCAATATAGCTTGACTGTGCAGCTTGAGTCTTGAGGCAGAATCAGACTTTTGAAGTTTCAGTTCTGTTGAACTTCGATACAGACACAAAGTTTGAGAAAAGAAACAGTCAAGCAAATCTCTTTTCTGAGTGGCTGCCttttatctttttctctctctgcgcacacacacacatacaatatatatattttgccctTAAGTCttcttaaagttacaaaagtattTTGACACATTGGGatgaaatgtttcaaatatgtATCTACCCTGAGTCTGAATTCAAGAAAATGATACAAAGCTCAATTTCAGTCTCTGCTTCAAGAGTGTTGACTATTGAAAATGGATTTagctatttaaatgaaataattataatgtaataaacataGTTAATCATGCATTAGTTATAAGGGGATCTTGTCAGAGAAGTAACTGTTGACGTTATTTGTATGCTCAGTGGGTTGTGGTGTTTGGTTTGCTTTTTGATTATCACTGTTGCAACCTGTTTTTGCATTCTCTTAAGTTTCATTTAGCCAGAAAATCACCACATTACAATCATCATacggatcatcagtcaatcagggcttttttatttctttatttttgactttattttttaaaaatgattttatgtttacatttggcATGTTGATTTCGAGACCAAAGCTCAAGGAAGAAGAGCAACTAAAGAATGGAAACCTCTACCCTACACAAGTTAACATGAAGACTGCAGCAAAATGTGGTTGTGACTGGAAGAGACAGAtaagtttgttttaatgaaacactCATTGCGCTTCATTAACTCACTTACCAATATCACTTACCTAACTTTATACAGCCAGACTAGTACACTAGTTTTTAATAGGAATAGCtactattacagaaataatatactttaaaagaatatacttaagtgtggaCTGGatataatgtttttggacacacaATCACATTGATtgcaatttaatgaaaatacattaaaattaaatattaaatgcaatcagttgaactttagagtgtttttgacccacttaagacTTAATTACATCTTTATATGGAATGTCTAATTACTTCTAATTTGAAATAAGTGTACTgttaaatgtactgacaagcatttatggtaaacttaaatatacttaattttattaaaacttgtattttgt comes from the Cyprinus carpio isolate SPL01 chromosome B21, ASM1834038v1, whole genome shotgun sequence genome and includes:
- the LOC109087180 gene encoding probable ATP-dependent RNA helicase DDX52 produces the protein MDAFDLFRKLGSGAKFDLKRFGKDAQRFKVVKSQSKDSSNQPAGISFFGKETQENPSLESRLSEDDGEEGSDEEQASGKRKWTEPVKTARKKKKGAKIKTEDAEPEKSEGEGIQWMSSQEKVKDPKKESKDTPSLKRLKQLHQEKVNRIRHQNRINVHGTDIPDPISTFEELQKEYDLDPRIVQNIKAAGFQTPTPIQMQAIPLMMLKREILASAPTGSGKTMAFCLPLLAHLRQPLNKGFRALIISPTRELATQTHREFLKLSEGVGFRVHMINKGVEAVKKYGPKTAKKFDILVTTPNRLIYLLNQDPPAINLNSVEWLVVDESDKLFEEGKTGFREQLATIFLACTSPKIRRVLFSATFATDVEQWCKLNLDNLVCVNIGPRNSAAETVEQQLLFVGSENGKLLAMRNLIKQGFLPPVLVFVQSIDRARELFHELVYEGINVDVIHADRTQQQRDNVVSSFRSGKIWVLICTALMARGIDFKGINLVINYDFPTTAVEYIHRIGRTGRAGHKGKAITFFTEDDKPLLRSIANVIKKAGCPVPDYMIGLKKIKSKLKRQLATKPLRRSTIRTTPRILFEKKPGKRKRRKRKATAKEANAKGDASEVISNS